One part of the Candidatus Neomarinimicrobiota bacterium genome encodes these proteins:
- a CDS encoding UDP-N-acetylmuramoyl-L-alanyl-D-glutamate--2,6-diaminopimelate ligase, with the protein MKLRELLNIAGIKAPASPLNPEITGIEYDSRQVRTRNLFVAIRGYKTDGHKYIEQAIRKGASAVVCETDYTTHDLPVITVPNSRKALARLSQAFYKTTTLPFHLTGITGTNGKTTLTLLLRELEKQAGFKTAVSGTLGFQSDFMNGKFSERTTPESRDLHKMFHTCRQAGVQSLIMEVSSIALELSRVENITFDTAIFTNLTQDHLDFHGSMDRYFAAKIRLFSQLSPEGTAIINIDDPYGHQLFTSLNHKKRSCSLQNPLADYHFSEYHLSAGGLKGIINTPDHRLSIEAPLIGVFNAMNILQAIAAWLERHPDIRPESLDLKRLPAIPGRMDIVRTAQHGTVIIDFAHTTDAIDKILKSVRDIPHKRLIVLFGCGGDRDKSKRPAMGRVAEQYADQIVLTNDNPRSENSDAIIEDILKGMTKFENLIIETDRQKAIHQVLTVGKPRDLILILGKGAEEVMEIGEDKIPFNDKDIVLKWMQKHEI; encoded by the coding sequence ATGAAACTCCGTGAATTGCTGAACATTGCAGGAATAAAAGCACCTGCTTCCCCCTTAAATCCGGAAATTACGGGAATCGAATATGATTCCAGACAGGTCCGGACAAGGAATCTGTTTGTTGCTATTCGGGGATATAAAACCGACGGACACAAATATATTGAGCAGGCAATTCGTAAAGGTGCCTCTGCCGTGGTGTGCGAAACAGATTATACCACCCATGACCTGCCGGTCATCACTGTTCCTAACAGCCGCAAAGCCCTGGCTCGGCTATCCCAGGCATTTTACAAGACCACAACTCTCCCCTTTCATCTGACAGGTATAACAGGGACAAACGGTAAAACCACCTTGACACTTCTTTTACGGGAACTGGAAAAACAGGCCGGATTCAAAACTGCCGTATCCGGCACGCTGGGATTTCAGTCCGACTTTATGAATGGAAAATTCAGCGAAAGAACCACGCCGGAAAGCCGGGATCTGCACAAAATGTTTCACACCTGCAGACAGGCCGGAGTTCAGTCTTTGATCATGGAAGTATCCAGCATTGCTTTGGAATTATCCCGGGTGGAAAATATTACATTTGATACGGCGATCTTTACGAACCTGACTCAGGACCATCTGGATTTTCATGGGAGTATGGACCGGTATTTTGCGGCAAAAATCCGTCTTTTTTCCCAGTTGTCTCCCGAAGGGACCGCTATCATCAATATCGATGATCCATACGGGCACCAGTTGTTCACGTCCCTCAACCATAAAAAAAGAAGTTGTTCCCTTCAAAATCCCCTTGCAGATTATCATTTTTCTGAGTATCACTTATCCGCCGGTGGATTAAAAGGCATCATTAACACACCGGATCATCGTCTGTCCATTGAAGCACCACTGATCGGTGTATTTAATGCCATGAATATCCTTCAGGCCATAGCTGCCTGGCTGGAGCGCCACCCGGATATCCGGCCTGAAAGCCTGGATCTGAAAAGGCTCCCGGCAATTCCGGGACGAATGGATATTGTCCGGACAGCACAACACGGGACTGTGATCATTGATTTTGCCCATACGACTGATGCCATCGATAAAATTTTAAAATCGGTCCGGGATATCCCCCATAAAAGGCTGATTGTCCTTTTTGGATGCGGCGGTGACCGTGACAAGTCGAAACGGCCTGCCATGGGACGGGTTGCAGAGCAGTATGCAGATCAGATTGTCCTGACCAATGATAATCCCCGGAGTGAAAATTCCGATGCCATCATTGAAGACATTCTGAAGGGGATGACAAAATTTGAGAACCTGATCATCGAAACTGACAGACAAAAGGCGATCCATCAGGTACTGACCGTTGGAAAACCCCGGGATCTGATCCTCATTCTGGGAAAAGGGGCCGAGGAGGTCATGGAAATCGGAGAAGATAAGATACCCTTCAACGATAAAGATATTGTATTAAAGTGGATGCAAAAGCATGAAATTTGA
- the rsmH gene encoding 16S rRNA (cytosine(1402)-N(4))-methyltransferase RsmH produces MTDFGHIPVLLHDSMNLLITLPKGIYVDATSGLGGHTEEMAKRLSPQARLIAFDVDPDALAISSEKLKKYSNIEFIQRNFRYIKVELTRLEALPVQGILFDLGLSSLEIDNPAKGFSFTQEGPLDMRMDPSLPESAAHLINTATEKRLKEIIRAYGEERFAGRIARMIEEAREKVPFKTTRDLELVVRQAVHGPYQVKSLARVFQAFRIAVNRELEALEKALPDAFECLAPGGRLVVIAYHSLEDRLVKTYFKDLCTDCVCPPEQPVCTCNHVQKARFIQKKALTPTEDEIRANPRSRSARLRCIEKL; encoded by the coding sequence ATGACTGATTTCGGACACATCCCTGTCCTGCTACATGATTCCATGAATCTTTTAATCACTTTACCAAAGGGGATTTATGTTGATGCCACATCCGGACTGGGAGGTCATACTGAAGAAATGGCAAAACGACTATCCCCGCAGGCACGTCTCATCGCCTTTGATGTGGATCCCGATGCCCTGGCCATCAGTTCGGAAAAACTGAAAAAATATTCAAATATTGAATTTATACAACGTAATTTCCGCTATATCAAAGTGGAATTGACGCGTTTGGAAGCCCTGCCTGTTCAGGGCATTCTCTTTGATCTGGGTTTATCGAGTCTGGAGATTGACAATCCTGCAAAGGGTTTTAGTTTCACACAGGAAGGTCCTCTGGATATGCGGATGGATCCGTCCCTTCCCGAAAGTGCTGCCCATTTAATCAATACGGCAACAGAAAAAAGGTTAAAAGAGATCATCCGGGCATACGGAGAAGAGCGCTTTGCAGGCAGGATAGCACGGATGATTGAAGAGGCAAGGGAAAAAGTCCCTTTTAAAACAACCCGGGACCTGGAATTGGTTGTACGACAGGCTGTTCACGGCCCTTATCAGGTAAAATCCCTCGCCCGTGTATTTCAGGCCTTTCGTATCGCCGTGAACAGAGAACTGGAAGCTCTGGAAAAAGCACTGCCGGATGCCTTCGAGTGTCTTGCCCCGGGAGGCAGACTGGTGGTTATTGCATATCATTCTCTGGAAGACCGCCTGGTCAAGACCTATTTTAAAGACCTTTGCACTGATTGTGTGTGTCCCCCTGAGCAGCCGGTCTGCACCTGCAACCATGTTCAAAAAGCCCGGTTTATCCAAAAAAAGGCTCTGACACCCACAGAAGATGAAATCAGGGCAAATCCACGAAGTCGAAGTGCCCGTCTGAGGTGTATCGAAAAGTTATGA
- a CDS encoding PASTA domain-containing protein has protein sequence MKGEIDTRKQFWARSCFIAVFVIGTFFVILLKLVEIQLMDIYNYRDLAESQATKKNIIIPERGIIFDRKNRILANSSIEYSIGARYIDITNPDETFRKLGKYLNTPASEIASLFKNKRKYYIIRENIPLSLASDMIKEDFHGIRFEKKLSRVYPYEDTGGQVLGYVDWDNRGATGIEKIFDESLRGEKGWEQVQYDRKGRRVSASGLNGQAKKDGGNVFLTIDVDYQAILEEEIQKAVLENGAHHGMGILVNPNTGEILGMASWPNFNPNNATAFPVENRKNRVISDSFEPGSVYKIVAAAAALETGIFNRQSLIYCEGGKWELLGRTIHDTKDSEWMSFEDVIIHSSNIGIGKIARQEGDEALYQMSKNLGFGEQTGLFPGLEVQGKLSPVSEWEKISSSQVAMGHYVTTTLLQLAMAYSAIANNGLLLQPFIVRSAYSPDRELLVSGEIEVIRRAMSESTASTLRDILEKTVTEGTGRNAYIPGYRVAGKTGTAQKVIDGTYSQRQYVSSFIGFFPANKPVLVCGITLDSPDYGKHWGGTCAAPAVRHVFTRIINTTDFNNLYDWVQPEEKPIAKNPSTDYSLPYQFSASLGTGEKNSQKNSGTAPVSSVRSITQMESSSDMEILVRVPDIRNMSIKNAQHILSKLSLNYEIKGSDKIIVDQDPLPGESLARGSVCLLITGKKK, from the coding sequence ATGAAGGGCGAAATAGACACACGAAAGCAATTTTGGGCCCGTTCCTGTTTCATTGCCGTTTTCGTGATTGGCACATTTTTCGTAATTCTGCTGAAATTGGTTGAAATTCAACTGATGGATATCTACAACTACCGGGATCTTGCCGAATCTCAGGCCACGAAGAAGAATATCATTATTCCGGAAAGAGGAATCATCTTCGACAGAAAAAACAGAATTTTGGCTAACAGTTCTATCGAATATTCCATCGGTGCCCGATATATTGATATTACCAATCCCGATGAGACTTTCAGAAAACTTGGAAAGTATTTGAATACACCGGCTTCTGAGATCGCTTCCCTTTTCAAAAACAAACGAAAATACTACATCATCCGGGAGAATATTCCCCTTTCCCTGGCATCCGATATGATAAAAGAGGATTTTCACGGGATCCGTTTCGAAAAAAAGCTGAGCCGTGTTTATCCTTATGAAGACACGGGAGGTCAGGTATTGGGATATGTTGACTGGGACAACAGGGGTGCCACCGGAATCGAAAAAATCTTTGATGAATCCCTCCGGGGCGAAAAAGGATGGGAACAGGTTCAATATGACCGGAAAGGACGCCGGGTATCAGCCTCAGGGCTCAACGGCCAGGCCAAGAAAGATGGTGGTAATGTATTCCTGACCATTGATGTGGATTATCAGGCCATTCTTGAGGAAGAAATCCAAAAAGCTGTCCTTGAGAATGGTGCGCATCATGGTATGGGCATTTTGGTAAATCCCAACACGGGTGAAATTTTGGGTATGGCGTCGTGGCCGAATTTTAATCCTAACAATGCAACGGCTTTCCCGGTGGAAAACCGGAAAAATCGGGTGATCTCTGATTCCTTTGAACCGGGATCCGTTTATAAGATTGTCGCAGCTGCCGCAGCTCTGGAAACAGGTATTTTCAACCGGCAGAGTCTGATTTATTGTGAGGGGGGAAAATGGGAACTCCTGGGGAGGACCATTCATGACACTAAGGACAGTGAGTGGATGAGTTTTGAAGATGTCATTATTCATTCATCCAACATTGGTATCGGCAAAATAGCCCGGCAGGAAGGTGATGAGGCTTTGTATCAAATGTCCAAAAATCTCGGTTTCGGTGAACAGACAGGCTTGTTTCCCGGATTGGAGGTCCAGGGCAAACTCAGCCCCGTATCGGAGTGGGAAAAAATTTCCTCATCCCAGGTGGCCATGGGGCACTATGTCACAACAACCCTCCTCCAGCTGGCCATGGCTTATAGTGCTATTGCCAACAACGGACTGTTGCTCCAACCCTTTATTGTCCGCTCGGCTTATTCCCCGGACCGGGAACTCCTGGTTTCCGGTGAAATAGAAGTCATCCGCCGGGCCATGTCTGAATCCACTGCTTCCACCCTGAGGGATATCCTTGAGAAAACCGTTACGGAGGGAACCGGCAGAAATGCCTATATCCCGGGGTACCGTGTTGCAGGAAAAACCGGCACAGCCCAGAAAGTGATTGACGGAACCTATTCTCAACGGCAGTATGTTTCATCCTTCATCGGCTTTTTTCCGGCGAACAAACCGGTACTTGTGTGCGGAATCACTCTGGACAGCCCGGATTACGGCAAACACTGGGGAGGAACCTGTGCGGCACCGGCCGTTAGACATGTCTTTACCCGGATTATTAACACCACAGATTTTAACAACCTCTATGACTGGGTTCAGCCTGAAGAAAAACCTATTGCAAAAAATCCATCCACAGATTACTCTCTACCCTATCAATTCTCGGCCAGTCTGGGCACAGGTGAAAAAAATTCCCAAAAAAACAGCGGCACGGCTCCGGTTTCCTCTGTTCGGAGCATTACCCAAATGGAAAGTTCATCAGACATGGAAATCCTTGTTCGGGTTCCCGATATCAGAAATATGAGTATTAAGAATGCCCAGCATATTTTGTCGAAACTTTCTCTGAATTATGAAATTAAAGGATCAGATAAAATTATCGTCGATCAGGATCCCCTTCCGGGTGAATCCCTGGCACGCGGCAGTGTATGTCTTTTAATCACGGGAAAAAAGAAATGA
- the murF gene encoding UDP-N-acetylmuramoyl-tripeptide--D-alanyl-D-alanine ligase → MKFEHIARDQRFTLHRINAKEFTRLSIDTREINPGDLFCALKGEKTDGHEFVDEAINKGAVAAMVSEKAVRQKPALKNYPLVICANTYQGLQELAQVHATHLSTKIIAVTGSAGKTSTRQLIAHVLSGAYEISQSRKNFNNEIGVPISVLDIRPETDYAVLEMGAGHVGDITKLCRIIRPDYALITSISEAHIEGFGSLKNVQKGKFELFDNTREDGTLFINLDDPLIAQYPDTDKKRITYSMKRDAAVTLQIFDIDSLGRYILDFQGTQIYLHSLGFGSAQNALAACAVAQTLDIPITQIKRKLEEFEPPAGRGNIINQDGITLVNDTYNANPLSVSMAIKTMHEMKPRGKRIFVLGDMLEMGGLSRLSHENIGAQIASSQIDYLFCYGPETLQTVKTARMLDMTNAIHFDTLESLINTLKTLQKEGDVIYVKGSRGMTMERVINHLTKRGNQL, encoded by the coding sequence ATGAAATTTGAACATATTGCCCGGGACCAGCGGTTTACACTGCACCGGATCAATGCAAAAGAATTCACTCGGCTCTCCATTGATACCCGAGAAATCAATCCCGGGGATTTATTTTGTGCCCTGAAAGGGGAAAAGACCGACGGACACGAATTTGTAGATGAGGCAATAAACAAAGGTGCCGTTGCCGCCATGGTATCAGAAAAGGCGGTCCGGCAAAAACCTGCCCTGAAAAATTATCCACTCGTTATATGTGCCAATACATATCAGGGACTTCAGGAGCTGGCGCAAGTCCACGCAACCCATCTTTCCACAAAAATCATAGCCGTGACAGGTAGCGCCGGGAAAACTTCCACACGGCAACTCATTGCTCATGTACTATCCGGGGCATACGAAATTTCCCAGTCCCGAAAAAATTTCAACAACGAAATCGGCGTGCCAATATCTGTCCTTGATATTCGTCCTGAGACAGATTATGCCGTATTGGAGATGGGCGCCGGGCATGTGGGAGATATCACAAAACTGTGCAGAATCATTCGCCCGGATTATGCACTGATAACCTCTATTTCTGAAGCACACATCGAAGGATTCGGCTCTTTGAAAAACGTACAGAAAGGGAAATTCGAACTGTTTGACAATACCCGGGAAGATGGAACCCTTTTCATCAACCTGGATGATCCGTTGATAGCCCAATATCCCGATACAGATAAAAAACGCATCACCTACAGCATGAAAAGAGACGCAGCCGTCACATTGCAAATATTCGATATTGATTCTCTGGGGCGATATATCCTCGATTTTCAGGGGACTCAAATCTATCTCCATTCTCTAGGATTTGGTTCGGCTCAGAATGCTCTTGCCGCCTGTGCCGTAGCGCAGACCCTGGATATCCCCATCACTCAGATTAAACGGAAACTTGAAGAATTTGAACCCCCTGCAGGCCGGGGAAATATTATTAATCAGGACGGGATAACCCTGGTCAATGACACTTACAATGCCAACCCCCTGTCGGTATCCATGGCCATAAAAACCATGCATGAAATGAAACCCCGGGGCAAACGGATCTTTGTTTTAGGGGACATGCTGGAAATGGGTGGTCTCAGCCGTCTGAGCCATGAAAATATTGGTGCTCAAATCGCATCCTCTCAGATAGACTACCTCTTCTGTTATGGTCCGGAAACACTGCAAACCGTGAAGACTGCCCGGATGCTGGACATGACCAACGCCATTCATTTTGATACCCTTGAATCCCTGATCAACACCCTTAAAACCCTCCAGAAAGAAGGGGATGTTATTTATGTGAAAGGATCCCGGGGCATGACCATGGAACGGGTCATCAATCATTTAACAAAGCGGGGGAATCAATTATGA
- the ablA gene encoding lysine 2,3-aminomutase, with product MSIFNEHQKELAGKIADNVELKKWKDWKWQLSHSVRDIDTFETLLGIKFTPEERKELDETVTRFPLSITPYYLSLIDTDDREYDPVWMQSFPSPSELMHEQYDMHDPLAEDMDSPVEGITHRYPDRVLFHISNTCSMYCRHCTRKRKVGDVDSIPNRAQIQKGIDYIANTPVVRDVLLSGGDPFMLNDTYLDWILTELEKIEHVEVIRIGTRVPVVLPYRITDELVAMLKKHQPLWINTHFNHPREVTASAREALHKLADAGFPLGNQSVLLAGVNDCPRIMRKLVHKLVKNRVRPYYLYQCDLSEGLSHFRTPVSKGIEIIESLIGHTSGFAVPRYVIDAPGGGGKIPVMPNYLISWGTNKVVLRNYEGVICSYKEPDSYNPVFCDRNCEDCKLQLKLEEADESKFIGIEKLLIYDDDTYSLIPQDNERFSRRNDEDGTAEDAQ from the coding sequence ATGAGCATATTCAATGAACATCAAAAAGAACTTGCCGGAAAAATTGCGGATAATGTTGAATTAAAAAAATGGAAGGACTGGAAATGGCAGCTCAGTCATTCTGTTCGGGATATTGATACATTTGAAACATTATTGGGAATTAAATTTACACCGGAAGAGCGCAAAGAACTGGATGAAACAGTAACCCGGTTTCCATTATCCATAACTCCATACTATCTATCCCTGATTGATACGGATGATCGGGAATACGATCCGGTGTGGATGCAATCCTTCCCCAGTCCATCCGAATTAATGCATGAACAGTATGATATGCACGATCCTCTTGCAGAGGATATGGACAGTCCTGTGGAAGGAATTACTCATCGTTATCCTGACAGGGTCTTGTTTCATATCAGTAACACCTGCTCCATGTACTGCCGCCACTGTACACGGAAGCGGAAAGTAGGGGATGTGGATTCTATTCCTAATCGTGCCCAGATACAAAAGGGTATTGATTACATTGCCAATACACCCGTCGTGCGGGATGTCCTTTTATCCGGAGGCGATCCTTTTATGCTGAATGACACGTATCTGGACTGGATCTTAACAGAATTGGAAAAGATTGAACATGTTGAAGTGATCCGTATCGGTACCCGGGTTCCGGTTGTTTTACCCTACAGAATCACGGATGAACTTGTGGCAATGTTGAAAAAGCATCAGCCATTATGGATTAACACACATTTTAACCACCCCAGGGAGGTAACTGCTTCAGCTCGGGAAGCGTTGCATAAGTTGGCGGACGCAGGATTTCCCCTGGGAAATCAGAGTGTACTCTTAGCCGGGGTTAACGACTGTCCCAGGATTATGCGCAAATTGGTTCACAAACTGGTCAAAAACCGGGTCCGTCCCTATTATCTCTATCAATGCGACTTGTCCGAAGGATTATCCCATTTCCGGACACCGGTCAGTAAAGGCATTGAAATTATTGAAAGTCTGATTGGTCATACCAGTGGTTTTGCTGTACCCCGTTATGTGATTGATGCCCCCGGTGGCGGAGGTAAAATCCCTGTTATGCCGAATTATCTCATTTCCTGGGGAACCAATAAGGTGGTCCTCAGGAATTATGAAGGGGTGATCTGTTCTTATAAGGAACCGGACAGTTATAACCCCGTCTTTTGTGACAGAAATTGTGAGGATTGTAAACTTCAGCTCAAATTGGAAGAAGCCGATGAAAGTAAATTCATCGGTATCGAAAAACTCTTAATTTATGATGATGATACCTATTCACTTATCCCACAGGATAATGAAAGATTCAGCAGAAGGAATGATGAGGATGGAACGGCAGAGGATGCCCAATGA
- the mraZ gene encoding division/cell wall cluster transcriptional repressor MraZ, translated as MHIDFIGQYPYTVDSKNRINIPSRFRKKLSETGISTMVITRGMDDPCILVYPEPFWQDMIRKLSEKLSSIKQTHRLFLRQITRFAAECPLDSQGRIILTPALMEYAGITRDIMIVGTLNKIELWDPATLESFEQSHSLSEEDFTTLANDILL; from the coding sequence ATGCATATTGATTTTATCGGGCAATATCCTTATACCGTTGATTCAAAGAATCGAATCAACATACCCTCACGGTTCCGGAAAAAATTATCGGAAACCGGCATTTCCACCATGGTCATTACACGGGGTATGGACGACCCCTGCATTCTGGTCTATCCAGAGCCTTTCTGGCAGGATATGATCCGTAAACTCAGCGAAAAGCTGTCATCAATTAAACAGACACACCGGCTCTTCCTCCGTCAGATCACACGTTTTGCCGCTGAATGTCCCCTGGATTCACAGGGCCGCATCATTCTCACACCGGCACTGATGGAATATGCAGGCATTACCCGTGACATCATGATTGTCGGGACTCTCAATAAGATCGAGCTCTGGGATCCCGCAACCCTTGAGTCCTTCGAACAAAGTCACTCTCTGTCTGAAGAAGATTTTACAACGTTAGCGAACGACATCCTGCTTTAA
- a CDS encoding EamA family transporter, translated as MKTRVILATAGMTFLASFTTIAGKQAAVELDSFAVVYLRYILAFLVLWVILHIRRERVVIDWKDWKLLLFLMGTGILLNQNLFILSLKHTVPSHISLIYATTSVWVMFMDWLSGKGHPEKRKVLSALLAITGVGIVVGISLFVFNREIFIGDVIILGATLSWASYTAFGKSMVQKYGPIKITYLVLAGAMLVYTPLGLPRVLAVPWSNVSLLAILGILYMGLFTSGISYILYYYILRHLDASHLGLMVSAQPPTTVLISVLVGYETLKINTILGMLFIGGGILLASRNSCAPPPAIPPSETGKSI; from the coding sequence ATGAAAACACGGGTAATTCTTGCAACAGCAGGGATGACGTTTTTAGCATCCTTTACAACCATTGCGGGCAAACAGGCAGCCGTGGAGTTGGATTCCTTTGCTGTTGTCTACCTTCGGTACATTCTGGCATTTCTTGTTTTATGGGTTATTCTTCATATCCGGAGAGAACGGGTGGTTATTGACTGGAAAGACTGGAAACTCCTTCTTTTCCTGATGGGCACAGGGATTCTTCTGAACCAGAACCTTTTTATCCTTTCCCTGAAACATACAGTACCGAGCCATATATCCCTCATTTATGCCACAACATCCGTTTGGGTCATGTTTATGGACTGGCTCTCGGGAAAAGGGCACCCTGAAAAAAGAAAGGTCCTGTCTGCTCTTTTGGCAATCACCGGCGTGGGTATTGTTGTAGGGATAAGTCTTTTTGTTTTTAACCGGGAAATCTTTATTGGTGATGTGATTATTCTGGGAGCAACCCTGAGTTGGGCATCCTATACGGCATTTGGGAAATCAATGGTTCAAAAGTATGGTCCCATTAAAATTACTTACCTGGTTTTAGCCGGCGCCATGCTTGTCTATACACCGTTGGGACTCCCCCGGGTTTTGGCGGTGCCGTGGAGCAATGTTTCTCTTCTGGCAATTCTTGGTATTTTGTATATGGGTCTCTTTACAAGTGGCATTTCATACATATTATATTATTATATTCTTAGACATCTGGATGCTTCTCACCTTGGGCTCATGGTTTCAGCCCAGCCTCCCACAACAGTGCTTATCAGTGTGCTTGTAGGCTATGAAACACTCAAAATAAATACTATTCTTGGGATGCTGTTTATCGGCGGAGGTATTCTCCTTGCCAGTCGGAATTCCTGTGCTCCGCCTCCGGCCATTCCCCCTTCCGAAACGGGGAAATCAATTTGA